GCTCTGATGGATGACCCGAGATTGTTTGACGAAGAATATTTAGATTTTATTCAACGGGTCGAAAATAGAGAAAACCATCATCCCCGACGGTATTTACGTGATGGTCAAAATCCTTGCGAATTCTTCTCCGACATCGAATTCGTCAAACGTTTTCGATTTTCTAAACAGATTGTGATGGACACTATTGTGCCTCTTGTTGCTGCCGACAACAATGATAGGAGAGGATTGCCATTGCCACCAGTTCTTAAAGTTGTAATAGCCTTGCGATTTTATGGCAGCAATAGTTTTCAGGTATGTACATACAACATTATTTTAGTGTGTGTTTAATTgcccaattaaattttaactcaatgGGTAATTTGGCGGAGTAGATTTGctggataataattatgtatattaataaaagGTAGGTTGTGTCAgctattgtaataatatttttaaaaagtagtgaaagatatattaatttaatcgatgtgatttattaattccaaaaaacCTTATTGTTCATCTAGTTTTCCTGAAGCCACTACTTtgtacaattactttttttttatgtacagtatgAGTAATCTCATGTGTTTCCCTTGCAGAATGTATGTGGTGACCTATGCCATGTCAATCAAGCAACAGTGTCAAGGATTGTAAAGGTAATGCAATGTTAACACATGTAAGATAATTTTATGTGAgtagtttaatgaattttggtaaaaTTCTAGTTTAACCccgttttctttaaaaaaaaaaaaaaaaaaagattaaaatgtCAAACAAATGTAATTTAGTGCTATTAAAACTcctctatatttttcaaaatcctGACATAAGAAATACCTAATAGTTTCAGAGAAAttaccgttaattgtttacaTTAGAAAGCCTAGTTGATTACTGATTTAAACAATATCTTGCTAGACTTAAATAACCATCCTCAGTAGTTTATAGTATATTTaaattagctaacctaacctactaattgtatttataataaagcctACCTAGCCTAGACTGCCATTATCTCTTATTTCAATTTCAAAGCATTTGTAACATATCGTACCTAACCTAAGTTAGTTTCTTACTCagcctttattttattattttatttttgcagggACTTAAGTTTTACCTATATTTAAGTAGTggaatatatatacctactttttgaaaaaaaactgactaatcTGGTAACTTTGTAATAGGTTGTTTCTGCACAATTGGCCGAGCACCTTTTGGAGTATGTTTATTTTCCTGGACGGCAGCAACTTCAAGAATACCATAGGCAGTTCTATGTAAATGGTGGCTTTCCTGGTGTAACTGGGTGCATAGACTGCACTCACATTGGCATTAGAAGCCCTGGTGGCCAGTTTGCAGAACTCTACCGTAATAGGAAGGGTTACATGTCTCTCAATGTTCAGGTATG
This DNA window, taken from Bacillus rossius redtenbacheri isolate Brsri chromosome 3, Brsri_v3, whole genome shotgun sequence, encodes the following:
- the LOC134530145 gene encoding putative nuclease HARBI1 — protein: MDDPRLFDEEYLDFIQRVENRENHHPRRYLRDGQNPCEFFSDIEFVKRFRFSKQIVMDTIVPLVAADNNDRRGLPLPPVLKVVIALRFYGSNSFQNVCGDLCHVNQATVSRIVKVVSAQLAEHLLEYVYFPGRQQLQEYHRQFYVNGGFPGVTGCIDCTHIGIRSPGGQFAELYRNRKGYMSLNVQVVSGPNLEILDIVTRWPGSTHDSRIFSNSRVMTRFENRVLPGVLLGDNGYPQLHFLFTPILVPNTVEETRYNVAHKRTRNTVERLFGVWKRRFSCLGHKLRSSLHTTSRVIAACAVLHNIAVARGEPLPPPPADEEHFMPAVPVANAAPRNNRGVEVRADFIQRNFF